Proteins from a single region of Pyrus communis chromosome 6, drPyrComm1.1, whole genome shotgun sequence:
- the LOC137736451 gene encoding uncharacterized protein: MENKNITTKTTGENDDDNGIMDEEGTYSYMAVPIHSQVRKIKQEFEKIKQPSLQQPAETRLRRVLLREITRQRSRSPLGLAA, encoded by the coding sequence ATGGAGAACAAGAACATCACCACCAAGACGACGGGCGAAAACGACGACGACAACGGGATCATGGACGAAGAGGGGACATACAGCTACATGGCTGTCCCAATTCACAGCCAAGTGAGGAAGATCAAGCAAGAGTTTGAGAAGATCAAGCAACCGTCTCTGCAGCAGCCTGCAGAGACGAGGCTGAGAAGGGTGCTTCTCCGCGAGATTACGCGCCAGCGCTCGCGTTCGCCGCTCGGGTTGGCTGCATAG
- the LOC137738055 gene encoding uncharacterized protein has protein sequence MAASKMLLASFTAFRPLTCAAASASYPARLAPHPPDLIKWVRREGGFVHEGVKITQDSSFGLGLVASEEIPRGSELIVLPEHVPLRFGSTESDGRDGVDSVLDNLAIQVPEELWAMKLGLKLLQERAKTGSFWWPYISSLPETFNIPIFFPGEDIKNLQYAPLLYQVNKRCRFLLDFEQEVKRALENLKPNDHPFGGQAVDASSLGWAMSAVSSRAFRLYGKKLPGGNYNDIPMMLPLIDMCNHSFNPNAAIVQDQDDRNMKMLVKVVAETEIKENDGLVLNYGCLNNDLFLLDYGFVIPSNPYDCIELKYDGALLDAASMAAGVSLPNFSAPSPWQKEILCQLKLDGEAPLLKVCLGGSELVEGRLLAALRVVLADDIETVQKHDLNKLKSISAEAPLGIANELAAFRTVIALCVIALGHFPTKIMEDESLLSKGVSDSTQLAIQFRIQKKSVIIDVMRDLTKRVKFLASKETVTAKG, from the exons ATGGCAGCTTCCAAGATGTTATTGGCTTCCTTCACCGCCTTCCGCCCTCTAACTTGCGCCGCTGCCTCCGCCTCTTATCCTGCGCGCTTGGCCCCACACCCGCCGGACCTGATCAAGTGGGTCCGTCGGGAAGGAGGGTTTGTGCACGAGGGCGTGAAGATAACTCAAGACAGTTCCTTTGGTCTTGGATTGGTGGCTTCTGAGGAAATCCCAAGGGGTTCCGAACTAATTGTTCTTCCGGAGCACGTACCTTTGAGATTTGGCTCAACTGAATCGGACGGCAGGGATGGGGTCGACTCTGTTCTCGATAATTTGGCTATCCAAGTTCCTG AGGAACTTTGGGCAATGAAATTGGGTTTGAAGCTTCTGCAAGAAAGAGCAAAAACTGGATCCTTCTGGTGGCCATATATCAGCAGCCTCCCTGAAACGTTCAATATACCCATCTTCTTCCCTGGTGAGGACATAAAGAATTTGCAGTATGCTCCACTTCTTTACCAG GTAAACAAGAGATGCAGatttcttcttgattttgaACAAGAAGTCAAGCGTGCTCTGGAAAATCTGAAACCAAATGATCACCCTTTTGGTGGCCAAGCTGTAGATGCATCTTCTCTTGGATGGGCAATGTCAGCTGTTTCGTCTCGGGCATTCCGTTTATATGGTAAAAAACTTCCAGGCGGGAACTACAATGATATTCCGATGATGCTTCCTCTCATCGATATGTGCAACCACAGTTTCAACCCAAATGCCGCAATAGTTCAGGACCAAGATGACAGGAATATGAAGATGCTAGTAaag GTTGTGGCAGAAACAGAGATCAAGGAGAACGATGGTTTAGTACTCAACTATGGATGTTTAAACAATGATCTTTTCCTTCTGGATTATGGATTTGTGATACCTTCAAACCCCTATGATTGTATTGAACTCAAATATGATGGAGCACTTCTGGATGCTGCAAGTATGGCTGCCGGAGTATCATTGCCCAACTTCTCTGCACCATCTCCATGGCAGAAAGAAATCTTATGCCAGCTAAAGTTAGATGGGGAAGCTCCGCTTCTCAAG GTATGCTTAGGGGGCTCGGAACTGGTTGAGGGGCGCTTGTTGGCAGCCTTAAGAGTTGTTCTGGCTGATGACATAGAAACAGTTCAGAAGCACGATTTAAACAAACTTAAATCCATATCAGCTGAAGCTCCCCTTGGTATTGCAAATGAATTAGCTGCTTTTCGCACCGTTATTGCATTATGTGTGATTGCACTGGGGCATTTCCCAACCAAAATCATGGAAGATGAATCCCTGTTGAGTAAAGGTGTTTCAGATTCTACTCAGCTGGCTATCCAATTCAGAATTCAGAAAAAATCGGTGATTATAGACGTGATGAGAGATCTCACAAAGAGGGTGAAGTTTCTTGCATCGAAAGAAACTGTCACCGCTAAAGGCTGA
- the LOC137738372 gene encoding probable calcium-binding protein CML25, producing MGFKSLFSRKKKSSPSSAAAAAAPHPAFAPTHSRSPSFHSRAQIAELDQVFKKFDVNGDGKISSSELGAIMSSLGQPASDEELNGMISEVDSDGDGFINFKEFAELNTKGIDPAEALENLKDAFSVYDIDGNGSISVEELYKVLRSLGDECSMDECRKMIGGVDSDGDGMINFEEFKVMMMTGSRYTDPVSG from the coding sequence ATGGGTTTCAAATCCCTCTTCTCCCGGAAGAAGAAATCCAGTCCCtcctccgccgccgccgccgcagCACCCCACCCGGCCTTCGCCCCCACGCACTCGCGATCCCCCTCCTTCCACTCGCGCGCCCAGATTGCCGAGCTCGACCAGGTCTTCAAGAAATTTGACGTCAATGGCGACGGCAAGATCTCGTCTTCCGAGCTCGGGGCCATCATGAGCAGCCTGGGGCAGCCGGCCTCCGACGAGGAGCTCAATGGCATGATCTCCGAGGTCGATTCCGATGGCGACGGCTTCATCAACTTCAAAGAGTTCGCTGAGCTCAACACCAAAGGGATCGACCCGGCCGAGGCGCTCGAGAATCTCAAGGACGCCTTCTCCGTCTACGACATTGACGGAAACGGCTCGATTTCGGTGGAGGAATTGTACAAAGTTCTCCGGAGCTTGGGGGACGAATGTTCGATGGACGAGTGCCGGAAGATGATCGGTGGTGTTGACAGTGATGGCGACGGTATGATCAATTTCGAGGAGTTTAAGGTCATGATGATGACGGGATCGCGTTACACTGATCCGGTTTCAGGTTGA
- the LOC137737965 gene encoding ankyrin repeat-containing protein At2g01680-like encodes MDSKSVLFLTHQSFFSAVRSGDLAALSRVVEKLAKDEPSSNGSLVSDLMAMQNDAGETALYMAAYNNLEEVFGYLLKFCGVEVVKIRSKLDMNAFHVAAKRGHLGIVKALLGIWPELCKLCDSSNTSPLYSAAVQDHLDVVSAILDADISSVRIVRKNGKTALHTAARYGLLRIGKALIERDRGIVCIKDKKGQTALHMAVKGQCTPVVEEILDADTSILNERDKKGNTAVHIATRKCRPQIVSVLLSYTSIDVNAINNHCETARDLADKLPYGESKLEITEALAEAGAKYAKHVGQVDEAMELKRTVSDIKHEVHSQLIQNETTRRRVSGIAKELKKLHREAVQNTNNSITVVAVLFASIAFLAIFNLPGQYVKSGAEAGKANIADEVGFKLFYLLNATSLFISLAVVVVQITLVAWETGAQKQVVSVVNKLMWAACACTCGAFLSIAFVVVGKGSSWMATTITIVGVPILIGTLASMCYFVFRHHFGAFQRDSQRRMKRASGSKSFSWSFYSANISDLDDEYNSDHEKIYAL; translated from the exons ATGGACTCGAAGTCCGTGCTTTTCCTGACCCACCAATCCTTCTTCTCCGCCGTCCGATCCGGCGACCTTGCGGCGCTGAGTCGGGTGGTGGAGAAGCTCGCCAAGGACGAGCCCTCCTCAAATGGGTCGCTGGTATCTGATCTGATGGCGATGCAGAACGACGCCGGCGAGACTGCGCTGTACATGGCCGCGTACAATAATCTGGAGGAGGTGTTTGGTTACTTGCTCAAGTTCTGCGGTGTCGAGGTTGTCAAGATCCGGTCCAAGCTTGATATGAACGCCTTTCATGTCGCAGCTAAGCGTGGCCACTTGG GTATTGTGAAGGCACTATTGGGAATTTGGCCCGAGCTTTGTAAGCTGTGTGACTCGTCAAACACTAGCCCTCTTTATTCAGCTGCCGTTCAGGACCATTTAGATGTAGTCAGCGCCATCTTGGATGCCGACATCAGCTCAGTGAGGATAGTAAGGAAAAATGGTAAAACTGCGTTACATACAGCTGCAAGGTATGGCTTGCTCCGTATTGGGAAAGCACTTATAGAACGAGATCGAGGAATAGTCTGCATAAAGGATAAGAAGGGTCAAACTGCACTTCATATGGCCGTAAAAGGTCAGTGCACTCCAGTTGTAGAGGAGATATTGGATGCTGACACTTCTATACTGAATGAACGTGACAAGAAGGGCAACACAGCTGTGCATATAGCCACAAGAAAATGCCGTCCACAG ATAGTGAGTGTTTTGCTGAGCTATACGTCTATTGATGTCAACGCCATAAATAATCATTGTGAAACTGCAAGGGATTTGGCAGATAAACTACCATACGGGGAATCTAAATTAGAAATTACAGAAGCACTAGCGGAAGCTGGTGCCAAGTATGCAAAACATGTTGGCCAAGTGGATGAAGCAATGGAGCTGAAGAGAACTGTGAGCGATATCAAGCATGAGGTGCACTCACAGCTcatacaaaatgaaacaacTCGGCGGCGAGTTTCTGGCATTGCCAAGGAACTAAAGAAGCTTCATAGGGAAGCTGTCCAGAACACTAACAATTCTATCACAGTAGTTGCTGTTCTGTTTGCATCGATAGCTTTCTTGGCCATTTTTAACTTGCCTGGCCAATATGTAAAGTCTGGGGCGGAAGCAGGGAAGGCTAACATAGCCGATGAAGTTGGTTTCAAATTGTTCTACCTGTTGAATGCCACATCTCTTTTCATCTCACTAGCAGTTGTTGTGGTTCAGATCACTTTGGTGGCCTGGGAAACTGGGGCTCAGAAGCAAGTCGTGTCAGTGGTGAACAAACTAATGTGGGCTGCCTGTGCTTGCACCTGTGGGGCATTTCTGTCGATAGCTTTTGTGGTGGTCGGAAAGGGGAGTTCATGGATGGCTACTACCATAACCATTGTGGGAGTGCCTATCCTTATTGGAACTCTTGCAAGCATGTGCTACTTTGTTTTCAGACATCACTTTGGGGCCTTCCAGCGGGACTCGCAGAGGCGCATGAAAAGGGCCAGTGGAAGCAAGTCCTTCTCGTGGTCCTTCTACTCGGCAAATATCTCAGATCTTGATGATGAATATAACTCCGACCATGAGAAAATATACGCTTTGTAA
- the LOC137736849 gene encoding protein VAC14 homolog, whose protein sequence is MADGLSVIPAGVLRNLADKLYEKRKNAALEVEGIVKQLTTAGEHDKITAAINLLTTEFTYSPQANHRKGGLIGLAAATVGLTSEAAQHLEQIVPPVLNSFSDQDSRVRYYACEALYNIAKVVRGDFIIFFNQIFDALCKLSADSDANVQSAAHLLDRLVKDIVTESDQFSIEEFIPLLRERMNVLNPYVRQFLVGWITVLDSVPDIDMLGFLPDFLDGLFNMLSDSSHEIRQQADSALSEFLQEIKNSPSVDYGRMAEILVQRAASPDEFTRLTAITWINEFVKLGGDQLVPYYADILGAILPCISDKEEKIRVVARETNEELRAIKADPAEGFDVGAILSIARRQLSSEWEATRIEALHWISNLLNRHRAEVLSFLNDIFDTLLEALSDASDQVVLLVLEVHACIAKDPQHFHQLVVFLVHNFHVDNSLLEKRGALIIRRLCVLLDAERVYRELSTILDGESDLDFASVMVQALNFILLTSSELAELRDLLKRSLVNPSGKDLFVSLYASWCHSPMAIISLCLLAQTYQHASTVIQSLVEEDINVKFLVQLDKLIRLLETPIFAYLRLQLLEPGRHIWLLKALYGLLMLLPQQSAAFKILRTRLKTVPSYSFDSEQLRQTSSGNPHQILHHMPSGSQITEDGDINQDSKSSHNGINFTLGLRQFEQMQQQHRQHAKVQAQSQSTSTASSTPKDVQRPEEQSHSRSSLDVIRAPSRSRRAPGQLQL, encoded by the exons ATGGCCGACGGTCTTTCAGTGATTCCCGCGGGCGTCCTCCGCAACCTCGCGGACAAGCTCTATGAGAAGCGCAAGAATGCCGCTCTTGAG GTTGAGGGAATAGTGAAGCAGCTCACGACGGCTGGGGAGCATGATAAGATTACGGCGGCGATCAATTTGCTCACTACGGAATTCACTTACTCGCCGCAAGCCAACCACCGGAAG GGAGGATTGATAGGATTAGCTGCTGCAACAGTTGGGTTGACCAGTGAAGCGGCTCAGCATCTTGAG CAAATTGTGCCTCCTGTGCTTAATTCCTTTTCGGACCAAGATAGCAGAGTTCGTTATTATGCTTGTGAAGCTCTATATAACATTGCAAAG GTTGTAAGAGGAGATTTCATCATATTCTTTAATCAGATATTTGATGCCTTGTGTAAGCTTTCAGCGGATTCCGATGCTAATGTACAAAGTGCTGCTCATCTTTTAGATCGGCTTGTAAAG GATATTGTTACTGAAAGTGATCAATTCAG CATTGAAGAATTTATTCCACTGTTGAGGGAGCGTATGAATGTCCTGAATCCCTATGTCCGTCAGTTTTTGGTTGGATGGATCACTGTCTTAGACAGTGTTCCAGATATTGATATGCTGGGATTTCTTCCTGATTTTCTTGATG GCTTGTTCAATATGTTAAGTGATTCAAGCCATGAGATTAGACAACAAGCTGATTCAGCACTTTCAGAGTTTCTCCAGGAGATCAAGAACTCCCCA TCTGTAGATTATGGTCGCATGGCTGAAATACTGGTACAGAGAGCTGCTTCGCCGGATGAATTTACTCGGTTAACAGCTATCACATGG ATAAATGAATTTGTAAAACTTGGTGGGGACCAGCTTGTTCCCTATTATGCTGATATTCTGGGAGCAATTCTACCCTGCATATCTgataaagaagagaaaattagaGTG GTTGCTCGTGAAACCAATGAGGAGCTTCGTGCCATTAAGGCTGATCCAGCTGAAGGATTTGACGTTGGAGCAATCCTCTCTATTGCAAGGAG GCAATTATCTAGTGAATGGGAGGCTACTAGAATCGAAGCACTGCATTGGATTTCAAACCTTTTAAACAGACATCGTGCTGAG GTTCTAAGTTTTCTGAACGACATATTTGACACCCTTTTGGAAGCACTCTCAGATGCTTCTGATCAG GTGGTTCTCTTGGTCCTAGAAGTTCATGCATGCATAGCAAAAGATCCACAACACTTTCACCAGCTTGTTGTGTTCCTTGTGCATAATTTTCATGTGGACAACTCTCTTCTAGAGAA ACGTGGTGCGTTGATTATTCGCCGACTTTGTGTGCTTTTAGATGCTGAAAGGGTCTACCGAGAACTGTCTACTATACTAGATGGAGAGTCAGACCTGGATTTTGCATCTGTTATGGTTCAG GCTTTGAACTTTATTTTACTTACATCCTCTGAGTTGGCTGAGCTTCGAGATCTTTTGAAAAGGTCACTTGTGAATCCTTCTGGGAAAGACTTATTTGTTTCCTTATATGCTTCATGGTGCCATTCACCCATGGCAATTATAAGCCTCTGCTTATTAGCTCAG ACATATCAGCATGCAAGTACCGTGATTCAGTCTCTGGTGGAAGAAGATATTAATGTCAAGTTTTTGGTCCAGCTGGATAAATTGATTCGGTTACTAGAAACTCCAATCTTTGCGTATCTTAGATTACAG CTTCTTGAACCTGGAAGACATATATGGTTGTTAAAAGCCTTATATGGTCTACTGATGTTGCTTCCTCAG CAAAGTGCCGCCTTTAAAATTCTGAGGACGCGTTTAAAAACTGTACCTTCATACTCATTCGACAGTGAGCAACTCAGACAAACTTCTTCAGGGAATCCCCATCAGATTCTACATCACATGCCAAGTGGTTCGCAGATCACTGAAGACGGTGACATAAACCAGGACAGTAAGAGTTCTCATAATGGAATTAACTTTACTTTAGGACTACGGCAGTTTGAGCAAATGCAGCAGCAACATCGTCAGCATGCAAAGGTGCAGGCACAATCACAAAGTACTTCCACAGCTTCTTCAACACCGAAG GATGTGCAGAGACCAGAAGAACAAAGCCATAGCCGATCTTCATTAGACGTGATCAGGGCGCCTTCCAGATCTCGGAGGGCCCCGGGCCAGTTACAATTATAA
- the LOC137737951 gene encoding nuclear pore complex protein NUP155, which produces MSWEDEVVMRDVTHAGIVVGDRIGREVASQLDLEEALEASRYVSHPYSTHPREWPPLVEVVDTWELPLVLIERYNAAGGEGNSLCGIFPEIRRAWASVDNSLFLWRFDKWDGQCPEYSGEDQAICAVGLAKSKPGVFIEAIQYLLILATPVELNLVGVCCSGGAGGTDPYAEVSLQPLPEYTVPSDGITMTCITCTDKGRIFLAGRDGHIYELHYTTGSGWQKRCRKVCLTAGIGSVISRWVVPNVFKFGAVDPIVEMVFDNERHILYARTEEMKLQVYIVGQNADGPLKKVAEERNLINQRDHYGGRQSTGPRGPNRLPKSSIVCISPLSTLESKSLHLVAILSDGRRMYLTTSPSSGNLGGFNTNHHKPTCLKVVTTRPSPPLGVSGGLAFGSVSLAGRSQNDDLSLKVEAGHYSAGTLVLSDSSPATTTSLLIVSRDSTAQSTGLSTSGISSRSSRALRESVSSLPVEGRMLFVADVFPLPDTATTVLSLYSEIEYGGYEGLDESCEKVSGKLWARGDLSIQHILPRRRVVVFSTMGMMEIVINRPVDILRRLFEANTPRSILEEFFTRFGAGEAAAMCLMLAARIVHSETLISNVVAQKAAEAFEDPRLVGMPQLEGSSALSNTRTAAGGFSMGQVVQEAEPVFSGAHEGLCLCAARLLFPLWELPVMVLKGDSMSENGLVVCRLSLEAMQVLENKIRSLESLLRSRRNQRRGLYGCVAGLGDLTGSILYGAGSELGGGDHGTVRNLFGAYSRNTESSDGGMSNKRQRLPYSPAELAAMEVRAMECIRQLLLRSSEALFLLQLLSQHHVTRLVQGLDATIRQKLVVMTFHQLVCSEEGDHLATRLISALMEYYTGPDGRGAVDDISGRLRDGCPSYYKESDYKFFLAVECLERAAIAPDPDKESLAREAFNFLSKVPESADLRTVCKRFEDLRFYEAVVRLPLQKAQALDPAGDAFNDHIDAATREHALAQREQCYEIVISALRSLKGEPSQREFGSPLRPAARSVLDQVSRNKYISQIVQLGIQSPDRLFHEYLYRAMIDLGLEDALLEYGGPDLVPFLESAVSGETPSGSPIGHSGTSIPSNQAKYSELLARYYVSKRQHLLAARVLLRLAERRSNDTVDVPTLDQRYHYLSNAVLQAKNASNNDGMVGSARGAYDDGLLDLLEGKLSVLRFQIKIKEELEAFASRIEALPEASEPVQSGTSGDANLAIIAREKAKELSLDLKNITQLYNEYALPFELWEICLEMLYFAYYSGDADSSIVRETWARLIDQALSRGGIAEACAVLKRVGSHIYPGDGAGLPLDTLCLHLEKAAMDRLESGVESVGDEDVARALLAACKGATEPVLNTYDQLLTSGAILPSPNLRLRLLRSVLVVLREWAMSVFAQRMGTSATGASLILGGTFSMEQTAVLNQGVRDKISSAANRYMTEVRRLALPQSQTEAVYHGFRELEESLTSPFSFDRF; this is translated from the exons TTATTGAAAGATACAATGCAGCTGGTGGGGAAGGAAATTCATTATGTGGGATTTTTCCCGAGATTCGTAGGGCATGGGCATCAGTAGATAACTCCTTGTTTCTCTGGCGTTTCGACAAGTG GGATGGACAATGTCCAGAATATAGCGGGGAGGATCAAGCTATTTGTGCTGTTGGCCTTGCTAAATCTAAACCTGGTGTTTTCATTGAAGCTATTCAGTATCTTTTGATTTTGGCAACCCCTGTTGAG TTAAATCTTGTAGGAGTATGTTGCTCTGGAGGGGCTGGTGGCACAGATCCTTATGCAGAGGTCTCACTACAGCCATTGCCAGAGTATACAGTACCATCTGATGGAATCACAATGACATGTATCACGTGTACTGACAAGGGTCGTATTTTCCTTGCTGGGCGTGATGGCCACATTTATGAGCTACATTATACAACTGGATCAGGCTGGCAAAAGCGTTGTCGGAAAGTTTGTCTGACTGCTGGTATAGGAAGTGTTATTTCAAG ATGGGTAGTACCTAATGTTTTTAAGTTTGGAGCTGTTGACCCCATTGTCGAAATGGTTTTTGATAATGAAAGGCATATCCTGTATGCACGGACTGAAGAAATGAAACTTCAGGTGTATATTGTGGGGCAAAATGCTGATGGGCCATTGAAGAAAGTGGCAGAAGAAAGGAATCTGATAAACCAGAGGGATCATTATGGGGGTAGACAATCAACTGGACCTAGAGGTCCAAATCGATTGCCAAAGTCATCAATAGTCTGCATATCACCATTGTCTACACTGGAATCCAAGTCTCTACACCTTGTTGCTATTTTGTCAGATGGCAGAAGGATGTATCTTACCACTTCTCCTTCtagtggaaatctaggtgggtTCAATACAAACCATCATAAACCTACCTGTTTAAAAGTTGTGACAACAAGGCCTTCTCCTCCACTAGGGGTCAGTGGTGGACTTGCCTTTGGAAGCGTGTCTCTTGCGGGTAGGTCTCAGAATGATGATCTCTCCCTAAAGGTTGAGGCAGGACATTATTCTGCTGGAACTCTTGTCCTTTCTGATTCATCTCCAGCAACCACAACTTCTCTTCTTATTGTGAGCCGTGATTCAACAGCACAATCAACTGGGTTAAGTACTTCAGGGATAAGTTCCAGGAGTTCTCGGGCGCTGCGGGAATCTGTATCTTCTTTACCAGTTGAAGGTCGAATGCTTTTTGTAGCAGATGTTTTCCCCTTGCCTGATACTGCAACAACTGTACTGTCTCTATATTCAGAAATTGAATATGGTGGATATGAGGGCTTGGATGAGTCCTGTGAAAAGGTATCTGGAAAGCTTTGGGCCAGAGGTGACCTGTCAATCCAACATATATTGCCAAGAAGGCGCGTTGTTGTTTTCAGTACTATGGGAATGATGGAAATAGTTATCAATAGGCCTGTGGACATTCTGAGGAGGTTGTTTGAGGCCAACACCCCCAGGTCAATCTTAGAAGAATTCTTCACTCGTTTTGGAGCCGGTGAGGCTGCTGCAATGTGTCTAATGCTTGCAGCTAGGATAGTACATTCAGAAACTCTTATAAGCAATGTTGTTGCACAGAAGGCGGCTGAAGCTTTTGAAGACCCAAGATTAGTTGGAATGCCACAACTGGAGGGTAGCAGTGCATTATCTAATACTAGAACCGCTGCTGGGGGATTCAGCATGGGGCAAGTTGTTCAGGAGGCTGAGCCTGTGTTTTCAGGTGCACATGAAGGGCTCTGTTTGTGTGCTGCAAGGTTGCTATTTCCTTTGTGGGAACTTCCAGTCATGGTATTAAAAGGTGATTCTATGTCAGAAAATGGGTTAGTCGTATGCAGACTCTCTCTTGAGGCTATGCAAGTCCTTGAAAACAAGATTCGTTCGCTAGAGAGTTTGTTGAGGTCCAGAAGGAACCAAAGGAGGGGACTTTATGGCTGTGTTGCTGGTTTAGGAGATCTGACTGGTTCTATACTTTATGGAGCCGGTTCAGAATTAGGTGGTGGTGACCATGGTACAGTGAGGAATTTATTTGGTGCTTACTCAAGGAACACTGAGTCTAGTGATGGTGGTATGTCTAATAAAAGGCAGAGATTACCATATAGTCCCGCTGAACTAGCAGCAATGGAG GTTAGGGCGATGGAATGCATCAGGCAATTACTTCTTAGATCCAGTGAAGCCCTGTTTCTGCTCCAGCTTCTTTCACAGCACCATGTCACACGGCTGGTTCAGGGGCTTGATGCTACCATACGACAGAAATTAGTTGTAATGACATTTCATCAGTTAGTTTGTTCGGAGGAAGGTGACCACCTTGCTACAAGGCTTATATCTGCTCTTATGGAG TATTATACTGGTCCTGATGGCAGGGGGGCAGTAGATGATATTAGTGGGAGATTACGGGACGGCTGTCCAAGCTATTATAAGGAGTCTGATTACAAGTTTTTTCTAGCTGTGGAGTGTCTTGAGAGAGCTGCTATAGCTCCAGATCCCGACAAGGAGAGTCTTGCTAGAGAagccttcaatttcttaagtaaAGTTCCAGAATCTGCTGACTTACGAACTGTTTGCAAACGGTTTGAGGATTTGAG GTTTTATGAAGCAGTGGTTCGCTTGCCTTTACAAAAGGCACAGGCTCTTGATCCCGCAGGTGATGCTTTTAATGACCACATTGATGCAGCAACTAGAGAGCATGCGCTTGCTCAACGTGAACAGTGCTATGAGATTGTCATCAGTGCATTGCGTTCTCTGAAAGGCGAGCCTTCTCAGAGGGAGTTTGGTTCTCCTTTGAGGCCTGCTGCACGATCTGTCCTTGATCAGGTCTCTCGGAACAAATATATTTCCCAGATTGTTCAGCTGGGCATTCAGTCTCCTGACCGATTATTTCACGAGTATTTGTACCGTGCTATGATTGATTTGGGCCTTGAAGATGCATTGTTGGAGTATGGAGGTCCTGATTTGGTGCCGTTTCTAGAAAGTGCTGTTTCTGGGGAAACACCATCCGGTTCTCCAATTGGTCACTCAGGAACAAGCATCCCATCCAATCAAGCCAAATATTCTGAACTGTTGGCACGGTATTATGTCTCAAAGAGGCAGCATCTGCTTGCAGCTCGTGTATTACTAAGACTGGCAGAGAGGCGCTCAAATGACACGGTGGATGTTCCTACTCTAGATCAAAG GTATCATTACCTGAGTAATGCAGTCCTGCAGGCAAAAAATGCAAGTAACAATGATGGCATGGTAGGTTCTGCTCGAGGCGCTTATGATGATGGGTTGTTAGATTTGCTGGAAGGAAAGCTTTCTGTCCTTCGTTTTCAGATAAAGATCAAGGAGGAACTTGAGGCTTTTGCTTCCAGGATAGAAGCTTTGCCTGAAGCATCGGAGCCTGTCCAAAGTGGAACTTCTGGTGATGCCAATCTTGCAATTATTGCACGAGAAAAGGCCAAGGAGCTATCATTAGATTTAAAGAATATAACTCAGCTCTACAATGAATATGCTCTTCCATTTGAACTTTGGGAG ATATGTCTAGAGATGCTATACTTTGCATACTATTCTGGTGATGCTGATAGCAGCATCGTACGAGAGACGTGGGCTAGATTGATTGATCAAGCTCTTTCAAGGGGTGGCATTGCTGAAGCTTGTGCAGTATTGAAGAGAGTTGGTTCTCACATTTATCCTGGAGATGGAGCTGGTTTACCCTTAGACACATTGTGTCTCCACCTCGAGAAAGCTGCAATG GATCGACTGGAATCAGGGGTTGaatcggttggagatgaagatGTGGCAAGGGCTCTTCTTGCTGCATGCAAGGGTGCAACCGAGCCTGTATTGAACACTTATGACCAGTTGTTGACAAGTGGTGCTATTTTGCCATCACCAAACCTTAGGTTACGCCTTCTCCGATCAGTGCTAGTAGTACTTCGAGAGTGGGCAATGTCTGTGTTTGCACAGAGAATGGGTACTAGTGCTACTGGAGCTTCGTTAATTTTAGGTGGAACTTTCTCGATGGAGCAAACGGCGGTCCTCAACCAAGGGGTTCGAGATAAGATCTCGAGTGCTGCAAACAG GTATATGACCGAGGTACGGAGGTTGGCCCTTCCACAAAGCCAGACTGAAGCTGTTTACCATGGCTTTCGAGAACTTGAAGAATCGCTGACGAGTCCCTTTTCTTTTGATCGGTTTTGA